From the genome of Spirosomataceae bacterium TFI 002, one region includes:
- a CDS encoding Regulator of protease activity HflC, stomatin/prohibitin superfamily — protein MYVLIAFVVLAVIVLMSAVKVVPQQRAFILERLGKYNSTLQPGINFIIPFVDRVAYKHGLKEQAYDIHEQICITRDNVQVRVDGVIFLQVVDAHKASYGVNDYVFAVTQLAQTTMRSEIGKIDLDKTFVERMAINQAVVAAIDEAAISWGVKVLRYEIKNIDPPVSVLQAMEKQMQAEREKRAVILESEGKKQFAINTAEGQKERVVLESEGIKLEQINRAQGEAAAILSVADATAESIRKVAAAIQEKGGLEAVQLQVAEQYIEQFGKLAKEGNTLILPGNLTDMGSMIASAMTVIKQTEKK, from the coding sequence ATGTATGTACTTATTGCCTTTGTAGTTTTAGCAGTTATTGTTTTAATGTCTGCCGTGAAGGTGGTTCCACAGCAACGAGCCTTTATCTTGGAAAGACTAGGTAAATACAATTCCACGCTACAACCCGGTATTAACTTTATTATTCCATTTGTAGATAGAGTCGCTTATAAGCATGGTCTGAAAGAACAAGCTTACGATATTCATGAGCAGATTTGTATCACTCGAGATAACGTTCAAGTAAGAGTAGATGGCGTCATCTTTTTACAAGTAGTAGATGCTCATAAAGCTTCTTATGGTGTAAATGACTATGTATTTGCTGTGACTCAGTTGGCACAAACAACCATGAGAAGTGAAATAGGTAAAATTGATCTTGATAAAACGTTTGTAGAGCGTATGGCTATTAACCAAGCGGTGGTTGCAGCTATCGACGAAGCTGCCATAAGCTGGGGAGTGAAAGTACTGAGATATGAGATCAAGAATATTGACCCACCAGTATCTGTTTTACAGGCGATGGAAAAACAAATGCAAGCTGAGCGTGAAAAGCGTGCTGTAATTTTGGAATCAGAAGGTAAAAAGCAATTTGCGATTAATACTGCTGAGGGCCAAAAAGAGAGAGTTGTATTGGAGTCGGAAGGTATTAAACTTGAGCAAATCAACAGAGCACAAGGAGAGGCAGCTGCAATCCTATCTGTTGCGGATGCTACGGCTGAAAGTATTAGAAAAGTTGCTGCGGCGATTCAAGAAAAAGGAGGATTGGAAGCTGTACAACTCCAAGTAGCTGAGCAATACATTGAGCAGTTTGGGAAGCTTGCGAAAGAAGGTAATACACTTATTTTGCCTGGCAACCTTACGGATATGGGAAGCATGATTGCCTCGGCAATGACTGTGATTAAGCAAACCGAAAAGAAATAA
- a CDS encoding 23S rRNA pseudouridine2605 synthase — protein sequence MSRDDNRNSSSENKGKGGSRPRKSTSSKPENHFHKTGESDGRPRGKDSFKKPFDKKRGTGSFADKKKSDWKDKPFGEKRGQSSFGDKKKGDWKDKPFGERKSRTDFRDSREKRTFDKPERKFGNDRTEFRGERSGRPFDKDRKPFTSRTQARDSKVEETNSDVPAFKKFGKKPISDETIKKSQERQVGLSNPARVEEKSFQKKIPKKIQEKIESNPKDEAIRLNRYIANAGLCSRREADELISAGVIKVNGKVVDEMGFMVQPGDTVKYGKDILSREKMMYVLLNKPKDFITTMDDPEERRTVMELVAGACKERIYPVGRLDRNTTGLLLLTNDGELTAKLTHPSSDIKKIYQAELDKPIAEADFEKLKEGVELEDGFIKPDELAIVTPDAHVVGIKIHSGKNRIVRRMFEHLGYEVTKLDRTTFADLNKKDLPRGNWRFLTEKEIIRLKYMI from the coding sequence ATGAGCAGAGACGATAACAGAAATAGTTCTTCAGAAAATAAAGGTAAAGGAGGCTCTAGACCTCGTAAATCAACTTCAAGTAAGCCAGAGAATCATTTTCACAAAACAGGTGAATCAGATGGTAGACCAAGAGGTAAGGATTCTTTTAAGAAACCATTTGATAAAAAAAGGGGCACCGGCTCGTTTGCGGATAAGAAAAAAAGCGATTGGAAAGATAAACCATTCGGAGAAAAACGCGGTCAGTCAAGTTTTGGCGACAAGAAAAAAGGAGATTGGAAAGATAAACCTTTTGGCGAAAGAAAATCCAGAACTGATTTTAGGGACAGTAGAGAAAAAAGGACTTTTGATAAGCCTGAAAGGAAATTCGGAAATGATAGAACTGAATTTCGTGGTGAAAGGTCTGGAAGACCTTTTGACAAGGATAGAAAACCGTTTACATCTCGCACTCAAGCTAGAGACAGTAAAGTTGAAGAAACGAATAGCGACGTTCCTGCTTTCAAGAAATTTGGCAAAAAACCAATTTCAGATGAAACCATCAAAAAAAGCCAAGAAAGACAAGTTGGCCTATCTAACCCCGCTAGAGTAGAAGAAAAGTCATTTCAAAAAAAGATTCCTAAGAAAATTCAGGAGAAGATTGAGTCTAATCCAAAAGACGAAGCAATCAGACTGAATAGATACATTGCCAATGCTGGCCTATGTTCTCGAAGAGAAGCTGACGAACTGATTTCGGCAGGTGTAATAAAGGTAAATGGTAAAGTTGTTGACGAAATGGGCTTTATGGTTCAGCCAGGTGACACTGTAAAGTACGGAAAAGACATTCTGAGTCGTGAAAAGATGATGTATGTACTACTCAACAAACCAAAGGATTTTATCACCACTATGGATGACCCAGAAGAGAGGAGAACCGTAATGGAGTTAGTAGCAGGTGCTTGCAAAGAGCGAATCTACCCAGTAGGAAGGTTAGATAGAAATACTACAGGTTTACTATTGCTAACGAATGATGGCGAGCTTACAGCCAAGCTAACTCATCCATCAAGTGATATTAAAAAGATTTACCAAGCTGAGCTAGACAAACCTATCGCTGAAGCTGATTTTGAGAAGTTAAAAGAAGGTGTAGAACTAGAAGATGGTTTCATTAAGCCTGACGAACTCGCTATTGTAACTCCTGATGCACATGTTGTAGGAATTAAGATCCACAGTGGCAAAAACAGGATTGTAAGAAGGATGTTTGAACACCTTGGATATGAAGTTACAAAGCTTGATAGAACCACTTTCGCCGACTTAAATAAGAAAGATCTACCAAGAGGAAACTGGAGGTTTCTTACTGAGAAAGAGATCATTAGATTAAAATACATGATTTAA